In Streptomyces sp. NBC_00878, a single window of DNA contains:
- a CDS encoding DUF397 domain-containing protein produces MAESDDKDVKARKEREKNELYALDISGVEWQSAPGTEEHEERVEIAYLPGGAVAMRSSLDPDTVLRYTEAEWRAFVLGARDGEFDLEPAPHNGGLSAE; encoded by the coding sequence ATGGCCGAGTCAGATGACAAGGACGTCAAGGCGCGCAAGGAGCGGGAGAAGAACGAGCTCTACGCCCTCGACATCTCGGGCGTCGAATGGCAGAGCGCGCCGGGTACGGAGGAACACGAGGAGCGGGTCGAGATCGCGTACCTCCCCGGGGGCGCGGTGGCCATGCGGTCGTCCCTCGACCCGGACACGGTCCTTCGGTACACGGAGGCGGAGTGGCGGGCCTTCGTGCTGGGCGCGCGGGACGGCGAGTTCGACCTGGAGCCGGCGCCGCACAATGGCGGGCTTTCGGCGGAGTAG
- a CDS encoding SCO5717 family growth-regulating ATPase: protein MNSDRDGIRGGWATPGDDQSDAESAVETTGEFTIDYAPPAWYTQNASGSSGSSEGVSSAPVEEESDEAEGSDGSGSANEADVAGAGAPATPAVSAGPVPNFAPGAPFNPPAPVPHSSAPVPPSVPGGGPAGVPGLPVGSGFEPHASAPEAPTAGPAAVPNLPSLQGQWAQPVAPPAPDDNDDSGDIESGTTLRISPVVVKREISERASASDEVAADSDDTEADVDADVDVDVDVDVDASADAANSDEASVADVDAQVVEVAFGRESDDDDGVDVGVDDVVDGLDGVDGVDGVDGVGEDETDKDAVADDSADVVEVHQVDVDAEDSVDVSDVVPVADAEPQDAEPEPEDAAPASQAEPQDAEPASQAEPQDVVPEPAADLADAVQDTPPAWAPPPMPQGGLPPLPPSYQPAAPASAAQWPASAERADEQPPTEAPAQPSVPPQGQQPFQPQAPQPSPPAWPAVPTAPGTPAVTGTSSAPVSSASPAADVPTPAAASGAPAAPGQPGGYGFPQFSAPGTVPAAQDSGPSTAPEPQDSVPGTAPAAQAAPGLPQPAASTAPPAQAPAQQVPAPAPQGGYGFPQSGPAPAQPTPPAPQDGYGLQQPGPPTPPQQPAPTQPAPVQPAPAAPNTPAEAPGYGFPQPGGAPAQSEPHAPAQPPAGYGFPQPGYGFPQPGAPAPSAPNGPGPQPGYGFPPPSGAPVANPAAPQVPHQSAGAADGPGYGFPQPGTPNSPAQPGGYGFPPQAAAQAPAPAPAPAPAPAPQAPAPQAPAPQAPIPQQAVAPQQPTAQPPTAQPFPQQGQPHQQPVPHQPNSGAGVGQPGVPLPQAHQPQPQEQPQGQQPHQPQGQRPQPQPPQPGQQPPVDPRTGSAWPQAVQHDQRQPTNPGAPLGYTAAVELSSDRLLNNKKQKAKSGRPNAGSSRFKLGGKKEEAERQRKLELIRTPVLSCYRIAVISLKGGVGKTTTTTALGATLATERQDKILAIDANPDAGTLGRRVRRETGATIRDLVQAIPYLNSYMDIRRFTSQAPSGLEIIANDVDPAVSTTFNDEDYRRAIDVLGKQYPIILTDSGTGLLYSAMRGVLDLADQLIIISTPSVDGASSASTTLDWLSAHGYADLVSRSLTVISGVRETGKMIKVNDIVSHFETRCRGVIVVPFDEHLAAGAEVNLDMMRPKVREAYFNLSALVAEDIARHQQSQGLWTSDGNPPPVAAPPMPGQPLPGQPLPGQSMPGQPMPGQPYPGQTPQQGQPAQPGQPYPQQPQPHPGQAYPQPGAQPQPQHGAPPHSGGYPQPPQQHPGQPGQPGQPGQQAYPGAAPQGWQPQSAPPQPGQQPGQPAQPQPGAPFQQRPAPAAPGQAFSPNPNAPAPAPGQAFQPGQPYQPPQGDQGAQGTQDPQAPPAPHTPQTPPTPQGQTPPSPPPHQ from the coding sequence GTGAACAGCGATCGGGACGGGATCCGCGGGGGCTGGGCCACACCCGGCGATGACCAGTCCGACGCGGAGTCCGCCGTCGAGACGACGGGCGAGTTCACCATCGATTACGCGCCTCCAGCCTGGTATACACAGAACGCGTCGGGGAGTTCGGGGAGTTCTGAAGGGGTTTCGTCGGCTCCTGTCGAGGAGGAGTCGGACGAGGCGGAGGGCTCGGACGGGAGCGGCTCGGCGAACGAGGCGGACGTTGCGGGGGCGGGTGCGCCCGCAACTCCTGCCGTATCGGCCGGACCCGTGCCCAATTTCGCTCCTGGGGCGCCTTTCAATCCGCCCGCGCCTGTTCCTCACTCCTCCGCTCCGGTTCCTCCTTCAGTTCCTGGTGGTGGTCCGGCCGGTGTTCCGGGGTTGCCTGTGGGGAGTGGGTTCGAGCCTCATGCGTCGGCTCCCGAGGCACCCACCGCGGGACCTGCCGCTGTGCCGAATCTGCCGAGCCTTCAGGGACAGTGGGCTCAGCCGGTGGCACCTCCGGCTCCGGACGACAACGACGACAGCGGGGACATCGAGAGCGGCACCACCCTGCGGATCTCCCCTGTCGTTGTGAAGCGGGAGATCTCGGAGCGGGCGTCGGCCTCGGACGAGGTTGCCGCCGACTCCGACGACACCGAAGCCGATGTCGACGCCGATGTCGATGTCGATGTCGATGTCGATGTCGACGCCAGTGCCGACGCCGCGAACTCCGACGAGGCCTCTGTTGCCGATGTCGACGCGCAGGTCGTCGAGGTGGCGTTCGGGCGCGAGTCCGATGACGACGATGGCGTAGACGTAGGCGTAGACGACGTTGTTGATGGCCTTGATGGCGTTGATGGCGTTGATGGCGTTGATGGCGTTGGCGAGGATGAGACCGACAAGGACGCCGTCGCGGACGATTCCGCGGACGTCGTCGAGGTGCACCAAGTTGACGTCGACGCCGAGGATTCCGTTGATGTCAGCGACGTCGTGCCCGTCGCGGACGCCGAGCCTCAGGACGCTGAGCCAGAGCCGGAGGACGCTGCGCCCGCGAGCCAGGCCGAGCCTCAGGACGCCGAGCCCGCGAGCCAGGCCGAGCCTCAGGATGTAGTGCCCGAGCCCGCCGCGGACCTGGCCGACGCCGTGCAGGACACGCCTCCCGCGTGGGCTCCGCCGCCGATGCCGCAGGGTGGGCTTCCGCCGTTGCCGCCCTCGTACCAGCCGGCCGCGCCCGCTTCGGCCGCTCAGTGGCCCGCGTCGGCGGAGCGTGCGGACGAGCAGCCGCCGACGGAGGCTCCGGCTCAGCCGTCCGTACCGCCGCAGGGGCAGCAGCCGTTCCAGCCTCAGGCGCCGCAGCCTTCACCGCCGGCCTGGCCCGCCGTTCCCACCGCGCCTGGTACGCCTGCGGTGACCGGTACGTCTTCCGCGCCCGTATCGTCCGCGTCGCCCGCCGCCGACGTACCCACTCCGGCGGCGGCCTCCGGTGCTCCGGCGGCTCCCGGGCAGCCGGGGGGTTACGGATTCCCGCAGTTCAGCGCTCCGGGTACGGTTCCGGCGGCGCAGGACAGCGGTCCCAGTACGGCTCCGGAGCCCCAGGACAGCGTTCCGGGTACGGCCCCGGCGGCGCAGGCAGCTCCCGGCCTCCCGCAGCCCGCAGCTTCGACCGCGCCTCCGGCTCAGGCCCCTGCGCAGCAGGTTCCCGCCCCGGCTCCCCAAGGCGGCTACGGGTTCCCGCAGTCCGGTCCCGCCCCCGCCCAGCCCACTCCCCCGGCGCCCCAGGACGGCTACGGTCTCCAGCAGCCGGGCCCGCCCACGCCGCCCCAGCAGCCCGCTCCGACCCAGCCAGCCCCCGTCCAGCCCGCTCCGGCGGCGCCGAACACCCCCGCAGAGGCCCCCGGTTACGGGTTCCCGCAGCCCGGCGGCGCTCCGGCTCAGAGCGAGCCCCACGCACCTGCGCAGCCGCCCGCGGGTTACGGGTTTCCCCAGCCTGGCTACGGGTTCCCGCAGCCGGGTGCCCCTGCCCCGAGCGCGCCCAACGGGCCTGGCCCGCAGCCCGGTTACGGGTTCCCGCCGCCCAGCGGCGCTCCCGTCGCGAACCCCGCGGCACCGCAGGTGCCCCACCAGTCGGCCGGGGCCGCAGATGGACCCGGTTACGGATTCCCCCAGCCCGGGACGCCCAACTCGCCCGCCCAGCCGGGGGGTTATGGCTTCCCGCCGCAGGCGGCCGCCCAGGCCCCAGCCCCAGCCCCCGCTCCTGCTCCTGCTCCTGCTCCTCAAGCCCCGGCCCCGCAAGCTCCGGCCCCGCAGGCCCCCATCCCACAGCAGGCAGTCGCTCCCCAGCAGCCCACCGCTCAGCCGCCCACCGCTCAGCCGTTCCCCCAGCAGGGACAGCCGCACCAGCAGCCCGTACCGCATCAGCCGAACTCAGGTGCCGGTGTCGGCCAGCCCGGCGTACCCCTGCCGCAGGCACATCAGCCGCAGCCGCAGGAACAGCCGCAGGGGCAGCAGCCACACCAGCCCCAGGGCCAGCGCCCGCAGCCCCAGCCGCCCCAGCCCGGCCAGCAGCCTCCCGTCGACCCCCGTACCGGCTCCGCCTGGCCGCAGGCCGTTCAGCACGATCAGCGGCAGCCGACCAACCCGGGGGCGCCGCTCGGCTACACGGCGGCCGTGGAGTTGTCGTCGGACCGGCTGCTCAACAACAAGAAGCAGAAGGCGAAGAGCGGTCGGCCCAACGCCGGTTCCTCCCGGTTCAAGCTCGGTGGGAAGAAGGAGGAGGCCGAGCGGCAGCGGAAGCTGGAGCTGATCCGTACGCCGGTGTTGTCGTGCTATCGGATCGCCGTCATCAGCCTCAAGGGCGGTGTGGGCAAGACGACCACGACCACCGCGCTCGGCGCCACGCTCGCCACCGAGCGGCAGGACAAGATCCTCGCCATCGACGCCAACCCGGACGCCGGTACGCTCGGCCGCCGCGTCCGCCGGGAGACCGGGGCCACCATCCGTGACCTCGTCCAGGCGATCCCGTACCTCAACTCGTACATGGACATCCGGCGGTTCACGTCCCAGGCGCCCTCCGGCCTTGAGATCATCGCCAACGACGTCGACCCGGCCGTCTCCACGACGTTCAACGACGAGGACTACCGGCGCGCGATCGACGTGCTCGGCAAGCAGTATCCGATCATCCTCACCGACTCGGGTACGGGTCTGCTGTACAGCGCCATGCGCGGCGTACTGGACCTCGCCGACCAGCTCATCATCATCTCGACGCCGTCGGTGGACGGTGCCAGCAGCGCCAGTACGACGCTGGACTGGCTGTCGGCGCACGGGTACGCGGATCTCGTCTCGCGGTCGCTCACCGTCATCTCGGGGGTGCGCGAGACCGGCAAGATGATCAAGGTGAACGACATCGTCAGCCACTTCGAGACGCGCTGCCGGGGCGTCATCGTCGTGCCGTTCGACGAGCATCTGGCGGCGGGTGCCGAGGTCAACCTCGACATGATGCGGCCGAAGGTGCGCGAGGCGTACTTCAACCTCTCGGCGCTGGTCGCCGAGGACATCGCGCGCCACCAGCAGTCGCAGGGCCTGTGGACGTCGGACGGCAACCCGCCGCCGGTCGCCGCCCCGCCGATGCCGGGCCAGCCCCTGCCCGGTCAGCCCCTGCCCGGTCAGTCCATGCCTGGCCAGCCGATGCCCGGCCAGCCGTATCCGGGCCAGACCCCCCAGCAGGGCCAGCCCGCACAGCCGGGTCAGCCCTACCCTCAGCAGCCACAGCCGCACCCGGGCCAGGCGTACCCGCAGCCCGGGGCCCAGCCCCAGCCCCAACACGGCGCCCCGCCGCACTCCGGCGGCTATCCGCAGCCGCCTCAGCAGCACCCCGGCCAGCCGGGGCAACCAGGTCAGCCCGGCCAGCAGGCCTACCCCGGCGCCGCCCCCCAGGGCTGGCAGCCCCAGTCCGCCCCGCCTCAGCCGGGCCAGCAGCCGGGTCAGCCCGCGCAGCCCCAGCCGGGCGCCCCCTTCCAGCAGCGCCCGGCTCCGGCCGCCCCGGGCCAGGCGTTCAGCCCCAACCCCAACGCCCCCGCGCCCGCCCCGGGCCAGGCGTTCCAGCCGGGCCAGCCCTACCAACCCCCACAGGGAGACCAAGGTGCCCAGGGCACCCAGGACCCGCAGGCACCTCCGGCGCCCCACACTCCCCAGACCCCCCCGACCCCCCAGGGTCAGACCCCGCCATCCCCGCCGCCCCACCAGTAA
- a CDS encoding ABC transporter substrate-binding protein — protein sequence MDTHDQFGARGGTKGTVLRLLAAAGAAALTLTVGLVTPLNPAPQQAEAKAGKKVLTVAVAQSVDSLSPFVAARLVSTSVHRLMYEYLTNYDPKDNHAIPGLATKWEPSADKLTWTYTIRENSKWSDGERVTAEDAAWTFNTMMTDEGAGTANGSFVANFGKVTAPSPNKLVIELKKPQATMAALDVPIVPKHVWEKVDDFSKFNNDKSFPVVGNGPFVLTGYKADSYVRLKPNKSFWRGAPKFDELVFKYYKDGDAAVAALQKGEVSFVSGLTPAQAAALKGQESVTVNDAPGRRFYALATNPGARAKDGAKFGDGHASLLDQRVRQALFMAVDRNTVIDKVFQGHAAEGEGYIPPRFSTYHWQPTDGQKIAYDPGEAARILRDAGYLKNGDGKLVGKNGKPITYRVLCHATDPQDKAVGKYLEEWWGELGIGVNLDCRDNVSDPWLAGEYDLAFDGWAVNPDPDFVLAIHTCSALPATAKDIGATDNFICDKKYDELYAQQLAEYDPAKRAEIVKRMESRLYDTGYMNVMAYPNAVEAYRTDQIASITTMPEAAGNIYGQDGYWSWWSATPAAASESSDDSSQTGVIIGIVAGVIVLAGLGVFLGMRHRATAEDRE from the coding sequence ATGGACACACACGACCAGTTCGGCGCGAGGGGCGGCACGAAGGGCACCGTCCTCCGCCTCCTCGCGGCTGCCGGCGCCGCCGCCCTCACCCTCACCGTCGGCCTGGTGACCCCGCTCAACCCGGCGCCCCAGCAGGCCGAGGCGAAGGCCGGCAAGAAGGTGCTCACGGTCGCGGTGGCGCAGAGCGTGGACTCGCTGAGCCCGTTCGTCGCGGCACGGCTGGTCAGTACGAGCGTCCACCGGCTCATGTACGAGTACCTGACCAACTACGACCCGAAGGACAACCACGCGATCCCGGGTCTGGCCACCAAATGGGAACCCTCCGCGGACAAGCTCACCTGGACCTACACGATCCGCGAGAACTCCAAGTGGTCCGACGGCGAGCGGGTCACCGCCGAGGACGCGGCGTGGACGTTCAACACGATGATGACCGACGAGGGCGCGGGCACCGCGAACGGCAGCTTCGTCGCGAACTTCGGGAAGGTCACCGCTCCGAGCCCCAACAAGCTCGTCATCGAGCTGAAGAAGCCGCAGGCCACCATGGCCGCGCTGGACGTGCCGATCGTGCCGAAGCACGTCTGGGAGAAGGTCGACGACTTCTCGAAGTTCAACAACGACAAGTCCTTCCCCGTCGTCGGCAACGGCCCGTTCGTCCTCACGGGCTACAAGGCCGACAGCTACGTACGGCTGAAACCCAACAAGTCCTTCTGGCGCGGGGCGCCGAAGTTCGACGAGCTGGTGTTCAAGTACTACAAGGACGGTGACGCGGCGGTCGCGGCCCTGCAGAAGGGCGAGGTGTCGTTCGTCTCCGGGCTCACGCCCGCCCAGGCGGCGGCGCTGAAGGGCCAGGAGAGCGTCACGGTGAACGACGCGCCGGGCCGCCGCTTCTACGCGCTCGCCACCAACCCGGGCGCACGGGCGAAGGACGGCGCGAAGTTCGGCGACGGCCACGCGTCGCTGCTCGACCAGAGGGTCCGCCAGGCCCTGTTCATGGCCGTGGACCGCAATACCGTCATCGACAAGGTGTTCCAGGGCCACGCGGCCGAGGGCGAGGGCTACATCCCGCCGCGCTTCTCCACGTACCACTGGCAGCCGACGGACGGTCAGAAGATCGCGTACGACCCGGGCGAGGCGGCCAGGATCCTCAGGGACGCGGGCTACCTGAAGAACGGTGACGGCAAGCTCGTCGGCAAGAACGGCAAGCCGATCACCTACCGCGTCCTCTGCCACGCCACCGACCCGCAGGACAAGGCCGTCGGGAAGTACCTGGAGGAGTGGTGGGGCGAGCTCGGCATCGGAGTGAACCTCGACTGCCGGGACAACGTGAGCGACCCCTGGCTCGCGGGTGAGTACGACCTCGCGTTCGACGGCTGGGCCGTCAATCCCGACCCCGACTTCGTCCTCGCCATCCACACCTGCTCCGCGCTCCCGGCGACGGCCAAGGACATCGGCGCGACCGACAACTTCATCTGCGACAAGAAGTACGACGAGCTGTACGCGCAACAGCTCGCCGAGTACGACCCCGCCAAGCGGGCGGAGATCGTCAAACGGATGGAGTCCCGGCTGTACGACACCGGGTACATGAACGTCATGGCGTACCCGAACGCTGTCGAGGCCTACCGCACCGACCAGATCGCGTCGATCACGACCATGCCGGAGGCCGCGGGCAACATCTACGGCCAGGACGGCTACTGGAGCTGGTGGTCGGCGACTCCGGCCGCCGCCAGCGAGTCCTCCGACGACTCCAGCCAGACAGGCGTCATCATCGGCATCGTCGCGGGTGTGATCGTCCTGGCGGGCCTCGGGGTGTTCCTCGGGATGCGCCACCGTGCCACCGCCGAGGACCGCGAGTAG
- a CDS encoding ABC transporter permease → MTADATPSLVAKTDGPASAGPSARVPRARASAAYPRYVAGKLGGAAVSLLAVLVTSFFLFRLIPGDPVKFMTGGRQVSAEQLAAYRREFGLDLPMWEQFTDYCGKALTGDLGTSYQFRAPVLDKITEALPNTLLLTGTSFVLYTVLGILLGTRAAWRNGGLGDRLNTGLALTLYSIPSFWLGLLLIIVFAVGIGPIPGLFPTGGMESGGEEGFAYVLDVAHHLVLPVVTLVAVEYGQTLLVTRSALLDEMGSDYLTTARAKGLRDDLVRRRHAVPNALLPTMTLIFINLGRTVAGVILVETVFSWPGLGGLFYQALSVPDLPLVQGLFFVFAAAVIVMNTLADLIYPLLDPRVGR, encoded by the coding sequence ATGACCGCTGATGCGACACCCTCGCTGGTCGCGAAGACCGACGGACCGGCCTCGGCCGGACCCTCGGCCCGCGTACCACGGGCGCGCGCCTCCGCCGCGTATCCGCGGTACGTGGCGGGCAAGCTGGGCGGCGCGGCCGTCTCGCTGCTCGCCGTCCTCGTCACGAGTTTCTTCCTCTTCCGGCTGATCCCCGGCGACCCGGTGAAGTTCATGACCGGTGGGCGCCAGGTCTCGGCCGAGCAACTCGCCGCGTACCGGCGGGAGTTCGGGCTCGATCTGCCCATGTGGGAACAGTTCACGGATTACTGCGGCAAGGCGCTGACCGGCGATCTCGGCACGTCGTACCAGTTCCGGGCACCCGTCCTCGACAAGATCACCGAGGCGCTGCCGAACACGCTGCTGCTCACCGGCACGTCGTTCGTGCTCTACACCGTGCTCGGCATCCTTCTCGGCACGCGGGCGGCCTGGCGCAACGGCGGTCTCGGCGACCGGCTCAACACCGGTCTGGCGCTGACCCTCTACTCGATCCCGTCGTTCTGGCTGGGGCTGCTGCTGATCATCGTCTTCGCGGTGGGCATCGGGCCGATCCCCGGTCTCTTCCCCACGGGCGGCATGGAGTCCGGCGGCGAGGAGGGTTTCGCGTACGTCCTCGATGTCGCCCATCATCTGGTCCTGCCCGTCGTGACGCTGGTCGCGGTCGAATACGGGCAGACCCTGCTCGTCACGCGCTCGGCACTGCTCGACGAGATGGGCAGCGACTATCTGACGACCGCGCGGGCCAAGGGCCTGCGGGACGATCTCGTACGCCGCCGCCATGCCGTTCCGAACGCGCTGCTGCCAACGATGACGCTGATCTTCATCAACCTCGGCCGGACCGTCGCGGGCGTGATCCTGGTCGAGACGGTCTTCTCCTGGCCGGGCCTCGGCGGGCTCTTCTACCAGGCGCTGAGCGTGCCCGATCTGCCGCTGGTGCAGGGGCTGTTCTTCGTATTCGCCGCCGCGGTGATCGTGATGAACACGCTCGCCGACCTGATCTATCCGCTGCTCGACCCCAGGGTGGGCCGATGA
- a CDS encoding ABC transporter permease, which produces MTTEATPPVAPSEVPSPPKAGPRALAWQRRRRSAARFWRRYRTHRAGVLGLASLALFALIAITAPLTVGSDVQSVTDAPGRPMESPSAEFPLGTDQFGRSLLGLVVWGSRVSLLVGLLAAVLSVAIGALIGITAGHFRGWFATVMMRITDWFLVMPTLVLAIALATVMSRSLGTIILAIGVTTWPTTARLVRAQTLAVESRPYIERAKALGGGHWHVMSRHVLPNVMPLVLAQTTLIISSAILAEATLAFLGLGDPTVVSWGGLLQDAREAGAVSAGKWWYLVPPGIAIAVVALAFTLCGRAVESVLNPRLGATR; this is translated from the coding sequence ATGACCACCGAGGCGACTCCCCCGGTGGCTCCCTCCGAAGTCCCCTCACCCCCGAAGGCCGGTCCCCGCGCACTCGCGTGGCAGCGCCGACGGCGCTCCGCCGCGCGCTTCTGGCGGCGGTACCGCACCCACCGCGCAGGCGTCCTCGGTCTGGCCTCCCTCGCTCTCTTCGCGCTGATCGCGATCACCGCGCCGCTGACCGTCGGCTCCGACGTGCAGAGCGTGACGGACGCGCCGGGGCGGCCCATGGAGAGCCCGAGCGCCGAATTCCCGCTGGGTACCGACCAGTTCGGGCGCAGTCTGCTCGGGCTCGTGGTGTGGGGATCGCGGGTGTCACTGCTGGTCGGGCTGCTGGCGGCCGTTCTCTCGGTCGCGATCGGCGCGCTCATCGGTATCACCGCCGGGCACTTCCGCGGCTGGTTCGCGACGGTGATGATGCGGATCACGGACTGGTTCCTGGTCATGCCGACGCTGGTGCTGGCGATCGCGCTCGCGACCGTGATGTCCCGCTCGCTCGGCACGATCATCCTGGCGATCGGCGTCACGACCTGGCCGACGACGGCACGGCTGGTGCGCGCGCAGACCCTCGCCGTGGAGTCCCGGCCGTACATCGAGCGCGCCAAGGCGCTCGGCGGCGGCCACTGGCACGTCATGTCCCGGCACGTGCTGCCCAACGTCATGCCCCTTGTCCTGGCGCAGACGACCCTGATCATCTCCTCCGCGATCCTCGCCGAGGCGACGCTCGCCTTCCTCGGTCTCGGCGACCCGACGGTCGTCTCCTGGGGCGGTCTGCTCCAGGACGCGCGCGAGGCGGGCGCGGTCAGCGCCGGGAAGTGGTGGTACCTCGTGCCGCCGGGTATCGCCATCGCCGTCGTGGCCCTCGCGTTCACCCTGTGCGGGCGCGCGGTCGAGTCCGTTCTCAACCCCAGGCTGGGGGCAACCCGTTGA
- a CDS encoding ABC transporter ATP-binding protein has translation MKTSRTPTAQPLLDVRDLEVTYAGGVAAVRGVNLAVHAGQKLGIAGESGCGKSTLALALLRLLPAGTRVTGEILLDGEDVLTMKWGRVRAVRWAGASIVFQGAMHSLNAVHRVGDQITEPILLHRKATPAGARKKASELLEQVGLPAARASAYPHELSGGQRQRVMIAMALACDPRLVIADEPTTALDVMIQAQILRLIQQLVSEQELGLVMISHDLAVLSDTCDRLAVMYAGRVVEEGPARQVYEDARHPYGQALSAAFPRIGDAGSRFAPRGLPGDPPDPAALPAGCAFHPRCAVALDSCAAEDQTLRPAAPDRRAACVHVGPVAVPEEARST, from the coding sequence TTGAAGACGTCGCGTACGCCGACCGCGCAACCCCTGCTGGACGTACGGGACCTGGAGGTGACGTACGCCGGAGGAGTGGCCGCCGTGCGCGGTGTGAACCTCGCCGTGCACGCGGGCCAGAAGCTCGGTATCGCGGGCGAGTCGGGCTGCGGCAAGTCCACCCTGGCGCTCGCGCTGCTGCGGTTGCTGCCGGCCGGGACCCGGGTGACAGGCGAGATCCTCCTGGACGGCGAGGACGTACTGACCATGAAGTGGGGGCGGGTGCGGGCGGTCCGGTGGGCCGGTGCCTCGATCGTGTTCCAGGGCGCGATGCACTCCCTCAACGCCGTGCACCGCGTCGGTGACCAGATCACCGAGCCGATCCTGTTGCACAGGAAGGCGACCCCGGCGGGCGCGCGCAAGAAGGCGAGCGAACTCCTGGAGCAGGTGGGGCTTCCGGCGGCGCGGGCGTCCGCGTATCCGCACGAACTGTCCGGCGGCCAGCGCCAGCGCGTGATGATCGCCATGGCCCTGGCCTGCGACCCCCGCCTGGTCATCGCCGACGAGCCGACCACCGCGCTCGACGTGATGATCCAGGCACAGATCCTGCGGCTCATCCAACAGCTCGTCTCCGAGCAGGAGTTGGGGCTCGTCATGATCAGCCACGATCTGGCGGTCCTGTCCGACACCTGCGACCGGCTCGCGGTGATGTACGCCGGGCGGGTGGTGGAGGAGGGCCCGGCCCGGCAGGTGTACGAGGACGCCCGGCACCCGTACGGGCAGGCGCTGTCGGCGGCGTTCCCGCGGATCGGGGACGCGGGATCGCGGTTCGCGCCGCGCGGGCTGCCCGGCGACCCGCCGGATCCGGCGGCGCTCCCGGCCGGCTGCGCGTTCCATCCGCGGTGCGCGGTGGCGCTGGACTCGTGTGCCGCGGAGGACCAGACGCTGCGGCCGGCGGCACCGGACCGCCGGGCGGCCTGCGTACATGTGGGACCCGTGGCCGTGCCGGAAGAAGCGAGGAGCACCTGA
- a CDS encoding ABC transporter ATP-binding protein, giving the protein MTTTAAVPPLPPAPSGPLLSAEGLHVTFPARRGDADRARAVDGVDLDILPGEIVALVGESGCGKTTLARSLLGLVPPTAGRVTFAGRPLDYSSRALKAYRKRVQLVLQDPSGSLNPRHTVYDAVAEGLRIHRYGGDEREAVGAALSRAGLRPPERFFLRYPHELSGGQRQRVVIAGALVLEPELIVADEPVASLDASVRGEILALLLRLRSELGLSALVVTHDLGLAWNIADRVAVMYLGRIVETGAVEDILTAPQHPYTQALLSVLPEAPGDPVVLTGEPPDPSRIPSGCRFHARCQILATGEAERAGVADACRGEDLPVLDGGGGAQVACHWARASAVRQWSSRGAP; this is encoded by the coding sequence ATGACGACGACCGCGGCGGTCCCTCCGCTCCCCCCAGCTCCCTCCGGTCCCCTGCTGAGCGCCGAAGGCCTGCACGTCACGTTCCCCGCCCGGCGCGGCGACGCCGACCGGGCCCGTGCCGTCGACGGAGTGGATCTCGACATCCTGCCCGGCGAGATCGTCGCGCTCGTCGGCGAGTCGGGCTGCGGCAAGACGACCCTGGCGCGCTCGCTCCTCGGACTCGTTCCGCCGACCGCCGGCCGCGTCACCTTCGCGGGCCGGCCCCTCGACTACTCCTCGCGGGCTCTCAAGGCGTACCGCAAGCGCGTGCAGCTGGTCCTCCAGGACCCGAGCGGCTCGCTCAACCCCCGGCACACGGTGTACGACGCGGTGGCGGAGGGCCTGCGCATCCACCGGTACGGGGGCGACGAACGCGAGGCGGTCGGGGCAGCCCTGTCCCGAGCGGGGCTTCGTCCCCCGGAACGCTTCTTCCTCCGCTATCCGCACGAGCTCTCGGGCGGCCAGCGCCAGCGTGTCGTCATCGCGGGGGCGCTCGTCCTGGAGCCCGAACTCATCGTCGCCGACGAGCCGGTGGCCTCGCTCGACGCGTCCGTACGCGGCGAGATCCTGGCCCTGCTCCTACGGCTGCGCTCCGAACTCGGCCTGTCCGCCCTGGTGGTGACGCACGACCTGGGTCTCGCGTGGAACATCGCGGACCGGGTCGCGGTGATGTACCTGGGCCGGATCGTCGAGACCGGAGCGGTCGAGGACATCCTGACGGCGCCTCAACACCCGTACACCCAGGCCCTGTTGTCGGTCCTGCCCGAGGCTCCCGGCGATCCGGTCGTCCTCACCGGTGAGCCCCCGGACCCGTCCCGCATCCCCTCCGGCTGCCGCTTCCACGCCCGCTGCCAGATCCTGGCGACCGGCGAGGCAGAACGCGCGGGCGTCGCGGACGCGTGCCGCGGGGAGGACCTACCGGTACTGGACGGAGGAGGCGGGGCGCAGGTGGCATGCCACTGGGCCCGGGCATCCGCGGTGCGCCAGTGGTCCAGCAGGGGCGCCCCTTAG